CACAATATTGGGGAACTTGGATTCTTGCTTTTTTATTAGTATGTGTTGCATATTTACCATTTAAATATAGAGATAAATTATTAGCAAAATTAGGACATTTAATAGGTAAATGTAAATTAGCTAAAAGTGCACGTAGGAGAGCAAATATTAATTTATTAAAATGTTTTCCTGAATTTACACAAAAACGAAGGGAAAAATATCTTAATGAAATGTTTGCAGTTGCTCCGCAATCATTAGGTATTTTAGCTGAATTAGTATTACGTGGCATTGGAAATACAGCATCTCGTACAAAATGGCATAATGAAAATATTATAGACAAATTAAAAAAAGAAAAACGTAATGTTATTTTTATGGTACCTCATGGTTGGGCTGTAGATATACCTGCAGTTTTGTTAGCAGCTAAAGGTAACAAAATAGCTGCTATGTTTCATCACCAAAAAGATCCAGTTGCAGATTATTTGTGGAATAAAGCAAGATATTCTTTTGGTGGACGTTTACATTCTCGTGAGGCTGGAATTAAACCATTTGTAGAGAGTGTTAAAGAAGGTTTTTGGGGATTTTATTTGCCTGATCAAGATCATGGTTATAAAAATAGTGAATTTGTTGATTTTTTTGCAACTCATAAAGCAACTTTACCTAAAATAGGACAATTAATGAAAATTTGTAAAGCAGCTATTGTTCCATTATTTCCAGTATATAATTATAAAACACATAAATTAGATATTTATATACGAGATCCTATGGAAGATATTTTAGGAAAAAGTGATCAATATGTAGCAAGAAGAATGAATGAAGAGTTAGAATATTTAATTAGGCCTTATTTAGAACAATATGCTTGGATTTTAAAATTTTTAAAAACTCGTCAAAATGGAGAAGTTACATTATATTAATTTTTATTTTTTTGACAATGATTCTTCAATACGTATTAGTTGATTAAATTTAGCTGTATGTTCGGATCTTGTAATAGAGCCTATTTTTATTTTTTTTGATCCTGTTCCAACAGCAAAATCTGCTATTGTTGTATCTTCAGTTTCTCCAGATCGATGTGAAATAATAATTGAATATCCAATATTTTTTGCCATTTTTATAATTTTTAATGTTTCTGTAACAGTACCTATTTGATTTAATTTAATAATAATTGAATTTGCAACTTTCATTTTTTTACCATATTTTAACATTTCTATATTCGTTGCAAATATATCATCTCCAACTAGTTGTATTTTTTTACCTAAAATTTTTGTTTGGTATACGAAACCATCCCAATCATTTTCATCTAATCCATCTTCAATATATGTAATAAAATATTTTTTAGATATATTATTTAAATAATGTGTTAATTCTTTTGAAGAAAAAATTTTATTTTTTTCAAAATAATATTTTTTATTTTTTTTATTATAAAAAGTAGAAGATGCACAGTCTATTGCTAAAGTAATATCTTTACCTATTTTATATCCTGCATTTTTAATAGAACGCAGTATAGTTTTAAAAACTATATGATGAGATTTAAAATTAGGTGTATATCCTCCTTCATAACCTACAGAAGTACTAATATTACATTTTTTTAAAATGTTACCTAAATGATAAAAAATTTCTGAACCAATTCTTGCAGATTCTTTAAAATTTTTTGCAGATATTGGTTGTATCATAAATTCTTGTATTTTTAAATTATTATTTGCATGTTTTCCTCCATTGATAATATTAATCATAGGTAATGGTATTGTAAATTTATTTGGTGTTCCATTAAGTTCTGAAATACGTTGATATAGAGGTATTTTTTTTAATAATGCAGAAATTTTTAAATTTGCTAAAGATACTGCCAAAATAGAATTAGACCCAAGATTAGATTTATTTTTTGTTCCATCTAAATTGATTAATATACGATCTATATTTTCTTGATCCATAGGATTTTTATTGATTAGATTAGAAGCAATTGGTCCATTAATCATTGAAACTGCATTTAAAACTCCCTTACCAAAAAAACGTGAAAAATTATTATCTCTTAATTCTAATGTTTCTTTTGAACTAATTGAAGTTCCAGAAGGAACGGATGCTATACTATAATATCCATTTTTTAAATGGATTTCTGCTTCAATTGTAGGGATTCCTCTTGAATCAAGAATTTCTCTTCCTATTACTTTATTGATATTAGACATATTATTATAATTTTATTTTTTTATATTTTTTTGCTGCTTGTATAAATGAAATAAATAAAGGATGTGCATCTCTTGGAGTTGAATTAAATTCAGGATGAAATTGACAAGCTATAAACCATGGATGATTAGGATGTTCAATAATTTCTACATGTTGGTTATCAATAGAATAACCTGAAATACATAATCCAGCTTTTTTTAATTTATTTAAAATTTTTGTATTTACTTCATATCGATGTCTATGACGTTCTAAAATAATATTTTTTTTGTACAATTTGTTTGCCTTTGTTCCTTTAATTAAATAACAAGTTTGATTACCTATTCTCATTTTTCCAGGTAATTTATTATTATTTTTAGTCTTTTTTTTATTAAAACATTTATTCATTAGATCTACAATAGGATATTGACAAGATGGTGAAAATTCTGTAGAATTAATATCCTCAATATTCATTATTTTTCTTGCATACTCAATAATTGCTACTTGCATACCTAAACAAATTCCGAAATATGGGATATTATTTTCTCTTGCATATTGAGCTGTAATAATTTTCCCTTCTACCCCCCTATTACCAAAACCTCCTGGGACTAATATAGCATCAACTTCTTTTAAAATATCTAATCCATTATTTTCAATAATAATGGAGTCAATTAATTTAATATTGACTATCACCTTATTTCTCAAACCTCCATGTTTCAAAGCTTCAATAGTAGATTTATAAGAGTCTGGTAGATTTGTATATTTTCCAACCATTCCAATAGTTACTTGATCTGTAGGATTAGATTGTGCCTTAATAACTGCATCCCATTCAGATAAATCTGCTGGAGGACAATTAATATTAAATTTTTTACAAATATAATCATCCAATTTTTGTATTTTTAATAATTTTGGAATTTTATAAATAGAATCTACGTTTTTTAAAGAGATTACAGCTTTTTTTGGTAGATTACAAAAAAGTGCAATTTTTTTTCTTTCATTTAGAGAAATATTATTTTCAGATCTACAAATTAATACATCAGGTTGTATACCTATAGAAAGTAATTCTTTGACTGAATGTTGTGTTGGTTTTGTTTTAAATTCTGAAGATGTTGACAAAAATGGTATTAAAGTTAAATGTATAAATAATGCATTTTCTCGTCCAATATCACAAGCTAACTGTCTTATTGCTTCTAAAAATGGCAAAGATTCTATGTCTCCAACAGTTCCTCCTATTTCAACTATTATAATTTGATAACCACTACTTCCTAAAGATATACGTTTTTTAATTTCGTTTGTAATATGAGGTATTACTTGTATAGTAGAACCCAAATAGTCTCCATTTCTTTCTTTTCTCAAAACTTCTGAGTATACACTTCCTGTAGTAAAATTGTTATATCGCGTCATTTTAGTTCTAATAAATCGTTCATAATGACCAAGATCTAAATCTGTTTCTGCTCCATCTTCTGTTACAAAAACTTCTCCATGTTGTTCTGGACTCATAGTTCCAGGATCAACATTAATATAAGGATCTAATTTTATAATAGTGATTTTTAATGAACGTGATTCTAATATGGCGCCTAAAGATCCAGCTACGATTCCTTTTCCAAGGGAGGAAACTACACCTCCAGTAATAAAAATATAATTTTTTTTCATATTTTTTTAAAAAAAAGTTATTGTTTTATTGGTTAATAAATAAAAATTTTTTTTTATGAAAATAAAATAATTAGAAAAATATTTTATAGATTAACATTTAACAAATATTTTTTATATTATCATTTTTTTATATTATTTAGTGTAAAATTTAATTTTTTTAAAAAAAGTATTAATAAATTTAATGAATTTATTTAAAAATGTACTTGTATATATTTAGATATGATAGGTTTAAAATATATAGTATAAAAAAATTTTTTGTAAAATATTTTTGAGGATTAATAAATGAATCAAATATATAATTTTAGTGCTGGTCCTTCTATGTTACCAATTTCTGTTTTAAAACATATAAAAAAAGAATTATATAACTGGAATGGATATGGCATATCAATATTAGAAATAAATCATCGCAATATTTTATTTATTAAAATGATTGAAGAAATAGAAAAAAATTTTCGTTATTTATTAAATATTCCAAAAAATTATAAAGTATTGTTTTGTCATGGTGGTGCAAGAGGACAATTTTCAGCATTTCCTTTAAATTTATTTAAAAAAAATGAAGTAGTTGATTATATTATTACTGGATATTGGAGTAAAATAGCAGCAAAAGAAGGTAGAAAATACTGTATTCCTAATTGTATTAATATTAGTTTTTATAAAAATTCTCGTATTTATTTAAAAAATATATATCAATGGCCTTTAACAAAAGAATCAAAATACATTCATTATTGTCATAATGAAACTATTGATGGTATAGCTATTCATGATATTCCTTTTTTTCCTTCTGATAAAATAGTAATTGCAGATTATTCATCATCTATATTATCTGCTCCTATTGATATTAGTAAATTTGGATTGATATATGCTAGTGCACAAAAAAATATTGGATCTTCAGGGTTAACTTTTGTTATCATACGTGACGATTTATTAGGTTTTCCTAGAAAAGAAACTCCTTCAATATTAAATTATACTTTATTGGAAAAAAGTCATTATTTTTATAATACTCCACCAATATTTTCATTATATTTATCAGGAATAATGTTAAAATGGATTAAAAGTCAAGGGGGATTAATTAAAATGGAAAAAAAAAATAAAAAAAAAGCTCAATTACTATATAATAAAATTATTGAAAGTAGTTTTTATGTCAATCATGTTGCTTTTCGAAATCGTTCTTTAATGAATATTCCGTTTTATCTTGATACAAAAAATTTGGAAGAAAAATTTTTAAAAATGGCTGAAAAAAAAGGATTACTCTTTTTAAGAGGACATCGTAATTCTGGAGGGATACGTGCATCATTATATAATGCTATGCCAATAAAAGGAGTTCAAAAGTTAGTAAATTTTATGAAAGAATTTGAATTTAACTATAAATAATTTTTTTTATTTATTAATTTATGAATTATATTTTAATACCTAAAATTTCTTATATTAATGGTAGTATTACATTACCTGGATCAAAAAGTATTTCAAATCGAGTATTGTTATTATCTGCCTTATCTAAAGGAATTACAAAAATAGAAAATTTATTAAAAAGTGATGATACATATCATATGTTAATGGCTTTAAAAAAATTAGGTATTCAATATACTTTGTCAAAAAAGTATCAAATATGTAAAATTAAAGGTATTGGAAATCATTTCAATAATAAAAAAAACATTACTATTTTTATAGGAAATGCAGGTACAGTTCTTCGTCCTTTAACAGCTTTATTGTCTCTAGGTCATAATGATATTATTTTGATTGGAAATGATCAAATGAATAATAGACCAATCAAATATTTAGTAGATTCTTTAAGACAAGGCGGTGCTAAAATTAAATATTTAGATAAAAATGGATATCCTCCTATACGTATATATGGAGGTTATATAGGAGGAAAAATTAAATTAAATGGAAATATATCTAGTCAATTCTTAACCGGATTATTAATTCAAACACCATTATCTGATAATGATACTATTATTGAAATAAAAAATAGTTTAGTTTCTAAACCTTATGTTAGATTAACGATCTTATTAATGAAAAAATTTGGTATTAAAATATACCATAGTAATTATTCTTATTTTTATATTCAAGGTAAACAACAATATATTTCTCCCGGTCATTATGTTGTTGAAGGTGACGCTACTTCTGCAACATATTTTTTAGCTTCTGCTGCAATTAAAGGAGGAACAGTTAGAACAATAGGAATTAATCAAAATAGTATACAAGGAGATATTAAATTTTTTAATATTTTAAAAAGTATGGGTTCCAAAATTTTATTTGGTCATAATTATATTGAATGTTCAAAAAATAGACTTATTGGCTTAGATATTGATATGAACGATTATCCAGATTCAGCAATGACTTTATCTATTTTAGCATTATTTGCAGTAGAAAAAAGTATTATAAGAAATATACATCATTGGGTAGTCAAAGAATCCAATCGATTATATGCCATAAGTCATGAATTGAAAAAAATTGGTGTAAAAATTAAAATAGGACAAAATTATATTGAGATTACTCCTCCTAAGCACATTAAATCTAAAATTATAGAAACTTATAATGATCACAGAATAGCAATGTGTTTTTCTTTATTATCTTTAAATAAAAAAATTATTCTTTCTAATCCTAAGTGTGTAAATAAAAGTTTTCCTAATTATTTTTTAGAATTTAATCGTATTAGTCATAGAAAGAAATAATTTTTTTAAAAAAAATGGTTTAATGTATGTTAATAAATCAATTATTTAAAGAGGTTTTAGTGAATCAATTACCACCTGTAATAACTATTGATGGACCTAGTTCTGTTGGAAAAAGTAGTTTATCAAGAATATTAGCAAAAAAATTTAAATGGTCGTTGCTTAATTCTGGTATACTATACAGAATTATAGCATTTTTGTCTGAAAAGTTTAATGTAAATATCAACAATGAAGATGATTTATTATTATTAGCTAATTTTTTTAATATTTCTTTTTATTTTAAACATACTACTGTAATTGTTTTTTTTAAAAAAAAAAATATTACTTGCAATCTTTATACAGAAAAAATTGCAAATATAGCTTCAAAAATAGCAATTTTTCCAAGGTTGAGAAAAATTTTATTATATAAACAAAGAAATTTTAGAGTAAAACCTGGTTTGATTGCAGAAGGGAGAGATATGGGTACTGTAGTATTTCCTGATGCTAGAATTAAATTTTTTTTATTTTGTAATTTGCAAGTTCGTATTTATAGAAGATTTAAAGAATTAAAAAATATGGGATTAAATGTTAACATTGATGAAGTTCGTGCACATGTAATAAAACGTGATCGTCGAGATAAAATTAGAAAATATTCACCTTTATTAATACCTAAAAATGCTTATGTTATAGATGTAACTAAATTATCAATTGAAGATCTTCAATTGATTGTTTTAAATTACTGTAAAGAAAAAAACATTTTTATAGATAAAATCTAATACTAAATATGTTATTGTTAAAAATAATGGTATAATTGTTTTTGAAAAAAGATAATATTTTTTTATTCTTTATATGATGGAAATTTATAAAGTATATTCAACAATTTTATTTAATAGGAATTTAAATAAAATTACATTAAAATATTTGAAGATTATGATATATGACAGTGATAGAATCTTTTGCTCAACTTTTTAAAGAATCCTTAAAAAGTATAAAAATTAAGTCAGGTTCAATTATTTCTGGGTTAGTTATTTCTATTGATAAAGATGTAGTATTAGTAGATGCAGGATTAAAGTCAGAATCAGCTATTCCTGTAGAACAATTTAAAAATTTAAATGGTGAATTAGAAATTAAAGTTGGAGATACGATTGATGTAGTATTAGATCATTTAGAAGATGGATATGGTGAAACTATTTTATCTCGGGAAAAAGCGAAGCGTTGTGAAGCTTGGTCAATTTTAGAAAAGGCATATAAAAAATCGGAGATAGTTGTTGGTTTAATTAATGGAAAAGTTAAAGGTGGTTTTACTGTAGAATTAAACGGAATTCGTGCTTTTTTACCAGGTTCTTTAGTAGATATTCATCCAATTAAAGATACAATACATTTAGAAGGAAAAGAATTAGAATTTAAGGTAATCAAATTAGATCAAAAAAGAAATAATATTGTAGTATCTCGTCGTTCTGTTATTGAATCTGAAAATAGTATAGAAAGAGAAAATTTATTGAGTAGTTTAAAAGAAGGAGCAAAATTACAAGGAATAGTGAAAAATCTAACTGATTATGGTGCTTTTATAGATTTAGGTGGTATTGATGGATTATTACATATTACTGATATGTCTTGGAAACGAGTCAAGCATCCTAATGAAATCGTAAATATTGGTGATAAAATTAATGTTAAAGTTTTAAAATTTGATAAAGAACGTAGTCGTGTTTCTTTGGGATTAAAACAATTTTCAGAAGATCCATGGATGAAAATTAAACAACGTTATCAAGAAGGAGATAAGGTAAAAGGAAAAGTTACAAATCTTACCGATTATGGATGTTTTGTTGAAATTGAATCAGGAATTGAAGGATTAGTACATGTTTCTGAAATGGATTGGACTAATAAAAATATTCATCCTTCAAAAATTGTTTCTGTCAATGATGTTTTAGAAGTTATGATATTAGATATTGATGAAGAACGTCGTCGAATTTCTCTAGGTTTAAAGCAATGTAAAGTCAATCCATGGAAAATTTTTTCTGAAAAATATCAAAAAAATGATCATGTTAAAGGAAAAATTAAATCTATTACTGATTTTGGTATTTTTATTGGATTAGAAGATGGAATTGATGGATTAGTACATTTATCTGATATTTCGTGGAATGTTCCTGGAGAAGAAGCAGTACAAAAATATAAAAAAGGTGATGAAATATTGACTACTATTTTACAAATAGATCCAGATAGAGAAAGGATTTCTTTAGGAATAAAGCAATTAGAAGAAGATCCTTTTTATAATTTTATTTCAAATCATAAAAAAGGTTTTATTGTTAATGGGGAAATTATTAAAATAAATTCTAAAGGAGCTATTTTAAAAATAAATAATTCTTTAGAAGGATATCTATATTTTTCAGATCATATCGATGATGTAACAATTGAAAAATATAAAAAATTAAAGATTGGGGATACGGTTGATGTTTCATATGTAGGATTTGATAGAAAAAATAGAATTATCCTTTTGTCTAGTTTATCTTTTTCTGAAAATATTAAAAATAAAAAAAATGGTTCTAATCTTAAAGATGAAGAAAATATATATATCACAAATAATGTAATGGTAGAAGCATTTAAATCTGCTAAAAATGAATAGAATTTTAAATTTTTTATTTAAATTTGATAAATATAAAAAAAATATTTTCGTACTATCATCTGCAATTTATTATTTTATTGTGCATTTAAAGTTAATCCAGAAATATGAATACTATCTTCACTCATTAAATAAAGATAGATTGGCATGATTTGATTTGGAGTTTTGTTTTTTAAAAAGTTTTCTTTTGGAAATGCTTTTTTTCTCATTTTTGTTTGTGTTTTTCCAGGATTAATACAATTAACTCTTAAATGAGTATTTTTATATTCATCAGATAAAATTTGCATTAAAGACTCAATTCCAAATTTAGATACAGAATATGCACCCCAATTTGCTCTACCCTTTTTCCCTACTGTAGAACTTGTAAAGATTAAAGAACTTTGTGGAGCTTTTAATAATAATGGTAAAAAATTTTTAGTTAGTATAAAGGAAGAATGAAGATTAACTTGAATTACATGATACCAAGTTTTTATTGGATAATCAATAATTGGTTTTATTTCGCCCAATATTGCAGCATTGTGTAAAAGTCCATCAATATATTTATATTTTTTTTTAATTTTTTTAACTAATTTTTTAGCTTGTACGTTAGTTAATTTGAGGAAATTTAATGAATATATTTCAACATTCACTTTAAATTTTTTATTTATAATTTTTTTAGTTTTTTTTACATTATTTATTTTTTTACCTATAAGAATAAGATTAGCGCCATAACTTGCATAAGTAAGTGCTGCTTCTTTTCCTATACCATCTCCAGCTCCCGTAATTAAGATTGTTTTTTTATATAAAAATTTTGGTTTCGGTTGATATTTTATCATTATTTTATTTACAAAATTTGTCATATTATATATATAATTATATAATTTAAATTTTCTATTTTAAAGGGTATTATTGTGGATTTTATATTTTCTTATATTTTATTTTTTGTTAAATTAATTACTATAGTTGCATTATTTTGTTTTCTTATATCATTATTATTTTCAATAAATATTCGTAAATCAAAAAATAGTTATTTGAAAGTTGTTAATTTAAATAAAATATATTCTGAATATCAACGTAAAATATACTCTATTAAAATGAATTATACAGAATATAAAAAATGGTTTAAAAAATATAAGCAAAATTTAAAAAAAAGAGTTGGAAAAAATAGATTGTTTTGTAAATCTAAAATTTCAAAAAAAAATTCTCTTTTTGTTATTAATTTTAAAGGTAGTATAAATGCACAAGAGGTTCATGCATTAAGAGAAGAAATTACTGCTATATTATCTGTAGCAAACAAAAAAGATGAAGTATTATTACGTCTTGAAAGCCCAGGTGGAGTGGTTCATGGATATGGATTAGCAGCAGCCCAATTAAGTAGATTGAAAGAAAAAAATATAAGGCTGACTATATCGATTGATAAAATTGCGGCTAGCGGTGGATATATGATGGCATGTGTTGCCGATTATATCATAGCAGCACCTTTTGCTATTATTGGTTCTATTGGAGTTGTAGCTCAAATTCCAAATATACATAATTTATTAAAAAAAAATAATATAGATATCGAACAACATACTACTGGAGAATATAAACGTACTTTAACTGTATTAGGCGAAAATACTGAAGAAGGGAGAAAAAAATTTATAGAAGAATTATATGAAACACATAATTTATTTAAAGACTTTGTTCATAAAAATCGTAAATCATTAGATATTCAATCCGTCTCTAATGGAAAACATTGGTATGGTATAGAATCAAAAAAAAATGGTTTAGTTGATGAATTAAAACTTAGTGATGATTTTATTTTAGAAAAAATCAATACTCATGATATTATTGAAATAATATTTAGTCCTTCTAAATGTTTTATTGAAAATTTTATTAATATTATTTTCGATAAAATCAAAAATTCTTTTTTACATCAGTAAAGAAATAGTTAAGTATTTTTTTTATATACGTAAAAATATAGAAGTATTTATTTATTTTTATTTGTGTAGGGTAAGATATGACCTAATTTTTTCGCTTTTACATTGAGATAGTCAGTATTTTCTGGATTTTTACCGACTATTAAAGGTATTCTTTCTATTACATTAATTCCTGCTTTTTTTATTATTTTTAGTTTTAAAGGATTATTCGTTAGTAATTTAATTGATCGAATTCCTAACAATTTATACATATCAGCACAAATAGTGAAATCTCTTTCGTCAGCTTTAAAACCTAATTTTAAATTTGCTTCTACTGTGTCTAATCCTTGATCTTGTAAAGAATAAGCTTTAATTTTATTTAATAATCCAATGTTTCTTCCTTCTTGACGATGATATAATAATATTCCTCTTCCTTCTTTTGCAATTTGTTTTAATGCTGCTTTTAATTGAAATCCACAATCACAACGTACACTAAATAGTGCATCTCCTGTTAAACATTCTGAGTGAATTCTCGATAAAATTGGATTTTTTTCTTTTATATTTCCATATAAAAGTGCTATATGATTTTTTTTATTCTTTATTTCTTCAAACCCAACAATTAAAAATTCTCCATATGGAGTAGGCAATTTTGCATCTGTTATGTACTTAATTCTCATAATATTTGATTTATTTAGAAAATATTTTTAACAAAGAAATAATTTAATATAAAAAATTAGTCTATTAAATGTAATTTAATACGTTGTCATCAATAAATAATTGTTAATTTAATAAAAATATTAAACAATTTCTTTTAAAGATCAATTGTATTATTTAATAATAGGTATTTGAAAATGTTTTTTAAATTTATTCATTTTTCCTCTAATAATTAAATCTCGTTGTTTTCCTGTATAAAAAGGATGACAATTATTACATACATCTAAATTGATATTAGATTTTATTGTAGATTTAGTAATTATTTTATTTCCACATGAACAAATAGCTACTATTTTTTTATATTTTGGATGAATATTTTTTTTCATATTTTTTTTAAAAAAGTATTAACGTTACATTGATTCAATATATAATAAAAAATATATATTTAACAACATTTTATTTTAAAATATTTTAATTGTGTAAAATAATTTTATATATTATTATTATTGAAAAATATTTTATTTATTTAGTAAATAAGTTTTGTTATAAATTTTTATGAAAAAAAGTATTAGTGAATTTGATTTATTTTTTACGAATTACATATAGATCATTATCATATATTTTTTAAATCGCAATCATTGCAATTAATATTTTGTAATATTAATTGCAAAATATTAATGAGTATTTCATTATTTTAGTTTTACAAATTAAAGTGGTACAGAAAGATTATATAAGAAACGGAAATATTAAAATCCGTAATAAAAAAATTCAATATTTAAAAAAAAGAAAAAGGAGATTTTATTTATATCAATATTCTTTTTTTTCTATTATTATAGTAATTTTATATTTTATTTTAATTAACTTTTATAGAAATAAAAAAAATTTGGTTTTTGATGATTTTTATTTTTTTAAGTTAAATAATAAAATAGAAAATTATTTTTTACCACCAAAAAGACCAATAGAAAAATGGCGTTATGTTAAAGCATTTGAAAATGGAATTATAAATTTTTCTAATCTTAATGAATTAAATACTTATTATTATAGTAATAAATATCATGATACTCCAAAATATCAATTATTTTTTCCAATTACAAAAGGTCTTGATAGTACTAGTACAAAACATATAGTTATAGATTATAAAAAGCAAGATTTTAAAAAAAAAGACAATAAAAAAAAAATAAAAAATAAATGTAATATTTTTTTAAAGTGTGGATCTT
The window above is part of the Arsenophonus sp. genome. Proteins encoded here:
- the lpxM gene encoding lauroyl-Kdo(2)-lipid IV(A) myristoyltransferase (LpxM is lauroyl-Kdo(2)-lipid IV(A) myristoyltransferase, an enzyme characterized in Escherichia coli and involved in biosynthesis of the form of lipid A found in that species and some closely related species.), translating into MNKKKNTNKKCGYIPTFHYFYLFPQYWGTWILAFLLVCVAYLPFKYRDKLLAKLGHLIGKCKLAKSARRRANINLLKCFPEFTQKRREKYLNEMFAVAPQSLGILAELVLRGIGNTASRTKWHNENIIDKLKKEKRNVIFMVPHGWAVDIPAVLLAAKGNKIAAMFHHQKDPVADYLWNKARYSFGGRLHSREAGIKPFVESVKEGFWGFYLPDQDHGYKNSEFVDFFATHKATLPKIGQLMKICKAAIVPLFPVYNYKTHKLDIYIRDPMEDILGKSDQYVARRMNEELEYLIRPYLEQYAWILKFLKTRQNGEVTLY
- the eno gene encoding phosphopyruvate hydratase; this translates as MSNINKVIGREILDSRGIPTIEAEIHLKNGYYSIASVPSGTSISSKETLELRDNNFSRFFGKGVLNAVSMINGPIASNLINKNPMDQENIDRILINLDGTKNKSNLGSNSILAVSLANLKISALLKKIPLYQRISELNGTPNKFTIPLPMINIINGGKHANNNLKIQEFMIQPISAKNFKESARIGSEIFYHLGNILKKCNISTSVGYEGGYTPNFKSHHIVFKTILRSIKNAGYKIGKDITLAIDCASSTFYNKKNKKYYFEKNKIFSSKELTHYLNNISKKYFITYIEDGLDENDWDGFVYQTKILGKKIQLVGDDIFATNIEMLKYGKKMKVANSIIIKLNQIGTVTETLKIIKMAKNIGYSIIISHRSGETEDTTIADFAVGTGSKKIKIGSITRSEHTAKFNQLIRIEESLSKK
- a CDS encoding CTP synthase encodes the protein MKKNYIFITGGVVSSLGKGIVAGSLGAILESRSLKITIIKLDPYINVDPGTMSPEQHGEVFVTEDGAETDLDLGHYERFIRTKMTRYNNFTTGSVYSEVLRKERNGDYLGSTIQVIPHITNEIKKRISLGSSGYQIIIVEIGGTVGDIESLPFLEAIRQLACDIGRENALFIHLTLIPFLSTSSEFKTKPTQHSVKELLSIGIQPDVLICRSENNISLNERKKIALFCNLPKKAVISLKNVDSIYKIPKLLKIQKLDDYICKKFNINCPPADLSEWDAVIKAQSNPTDQVTIGMVGKYTNLPDSYKSTIEALKHGGLRNKVIVNIKLIDSIIIENNGLDILKEVDAILVPGGFGNRGVEGKIITAQYARENNIPYFGICLGMQVAIIEYARKIMNIEDINSTEFSPSCQYPIVDLMNKCFNKKKTKNNNKLPGKMRIGNQTCYLIKGTKANKLYKKNIILERHRHRYEVNTKILNKLKKAGLCISGYSIDNQHVEIIEHPNHPWFIACQFHPEFNSTPRDAHPLFISFIQAAKKYKKIKL
- the serC gene encoding 3-phosphoserine/phosphohydroxythreonine transaminase — encoded protein: MNQIYNFSAGPSMLPISVLKHIKKELYNWNGYGISILEINHRNILFIKMIEEIEKNFRYLLNIPKNYKVLFCHGGARGQFSAFPLNLFKKNEVVDYIITGYWSKIAAKEGRKYCIPNCINISFYKNSRIYLKNIYQWPLTKESKYIHYCHNETIDGIAIHDIPFFPSDKIVIADYSSSILSAPIDISKFGLIYASAQKNIGSSGLTFVIIRDDLLGFPRKETPSILNYTLLEKSHYFYNTPPIFSLYLSGIMLKWIKSQGGLIKMEKKNKKKAQLLYNKIIESSFYVNHVAFRNRSLMNIPFYLDTKNLEEKFLKMAEKKGLLFLRGHRNSGGIRASLYNAMPIKGVQKLVNFMKEFEFNYK
- the aroA gene encoding 3-phosphoshikimate 1-carboxyvinyltransferase — its product is MNYILIPKISYINGSITLPGSKSISNRVLLLSALSKGITKIENLLKSDDTYHMLMALKKLGIQYTLSKKYQICKIKGIGNHFNNKKNITIFIGNAGTVLRPLTALLSLGHNDIILIGNDQMNNRPIKYLVDSLRQGGAKIKYLDKNGYPPIRIYGGYIGGKIKLNGNISSQFLTGLLIQTPLSDNDTIIEIKNSLVSKPYVRLTILLMKKFGIKIYHSNYSYFYIQGKQQYISPGHYVVEGDATSATYFLASAAIKGGTVRTIGINQNSIQGDIKFFNILKSMGSKILFGHNYIECSKNRLIGLDIDMNDYPDSAMTLSILALFAVEKSIIRNIHHWVVKESNRLYAISHELKKIGVKIKIGQNYIEITPPKHIKSKIIETYNDHRIAMCFSLLSLNKKIILSNPKCVNKSFPNYFLEFNRISHRKK
- the cmk gene encoding (d)CMP kinase, which translates into the protein MLINQLFKEVLVNQLPPVITIDGPSSVGKSSLSRILAKKFKWSLLNSGILYRIIAFLSEKFNVNINNEDDLLLLANFFNISFYFKHTTVIVFFKKKNITCNLYTEKIANIASKIAIFPRLRKILLYKQRNFRVKPGLIAEGRDMGTVVFPDARIKFFLFCNLQVRIYRRFKELKNMGLNVNIDEVRAHVIKRDRRDKIRKYSPLLIPKNAYVIDVTKLSIEDLQLIVLNYCKEKNIFIDKI